The proteins below are encoded in one region of Roseofilum capinflatum BLCC-M114:
- the phoU gene encoding phosphate signaling complex protein PhoU: MDIPTSTSSITRTYFQRQLRSLQRDVLRMGALVENSCCLARQALFEQDLEAANQIKPQDKRIDQLYRQIELDCVTTIALQSPVTQDLRLLSSMMQLVRDLERIGDYAKDLGEIAIKLFAYPPHPMVGEVQLMYDRCQSMLAMSLVALSNLDAQGGLEIKIKDDVVDADYEHLYRKLASQRNIQGEIEPILLLVLVIRHLERMADHATNIGQRVAYIVTGERH; the protein is encoded by the coding sequence GTGGATATCCCAACATCGACCTCAAGTATAACGAGAACTTATTTTCAACGTCAGTTGCGGAGCTTGCAACGGGATGTTCTGCGTATGGGTGCTTTAGTGGAAAATTCTTGTTGTCTAGCTCGTCAAGCCCTCTTTGAACAAGATTTAGAAGCAGCCAATCAGATTAAACCCCAAGACAAGCGTATCGATCAACTCTATCGCCAAATTGAACTTGACTGTGTGACGACCATAGCTCTTCAGTCCCCCGTGACTCAAGATTTAAGGTTGCTCAGTTCAATGATGCAGTTGGTGCGAGATCTAGAGCGCATTGGGGACTATGCCAAAGACTTAGGAGAGATAGCCATTAAGCTCTTTGCCTATCCTCCTCATCCCATGGTTGGCGAAGTTCAATTGATGTACGATCGCTGTCAATCCATGTTAGCCATGAGCTTAGTGGCCTTATCCAATCTCGATGCTCAGGGCGGATTAGAGATCAAAATCAAAGATGATGTGGTGGATGCAGACTATGAACACCTGTACCGAAAATTAGCCAGTCAACGCAATATTCAAGGGGAAATCGAACCGATTTTATTGCTGGTTTTAGTCATTCGTCATTTAGAGCGCATGGCCGATCACGCCACCAATATTGGCCAGCGAGTGGCTTATATTGTTACCGGCGAGCGTCATTAA
- the psaM gene encoding photosystem I reaction center subunit XII — protein MALSDTQVFVALVLALIPGILAFRLSTELYK, from the coding sequence ATGGCTTTATCCGATACTCAAGTATTTGTGGCTCTAGTTCTGGCTTTAATCCCAGGGATCTTGGCTTTCCGCCTCTCGACCGAACTGTATAAGTAA
- a CDS encoding tetratricopeptide repeat protein gives MAMHLSPSSYDSGMGLCPAQHTPIENIIPIDRQLSRQAKACLEQGDYRRAIELLTRLIEADPTCANYYHNRGYGYFQEGEVELAIADYSQAIELNPQLDKAYNNRANAYARLGDLYAALLDYDQTLDLNPLNLQAWINRGITFRQLQIYELALDNLDFALRMGRLEGYIYAERGRTYHLMGDWNWAIADYQRAIDHFQNTPHLSAVEQRQHQRVLHWQDQLLKPLQR, from the coding sequence ATGGCTATGCATCTTTCACCTTCTAGTTATGATTCTGGCATGGGTTTATGCCCAGCACAGCATACACCGATTGAGAACATTATCCCCATCGATCGCCAATTGAGCCGCCAAGCTAAAGCTTGCTTAGAGCAAGGGGACTATAGAAGAGCCATTGAGCTGCTCACTCGTCTGATTGAGGCCGATCCCACCTGTGCCAATTATTATCATAATCGCGGCTATGGCTATTTTCAGGAGGGAGAAGTGGAGCTGGCGATCGCCGACTATAGCCAAGCCATCGAACTCAATCCCCAATTGGATAAAGCTTACAACAATCGCGCCAATGCCTACGCCCGTCTAGGGGATCTCTATGCTGCTCTACTCGATTACGATCAAACTTTAGATTTAAATCCCCTCAATCTTCAAGCCTGGATTAACCGAGGCATCACTTTCCGGCAACTCCAGATCTATGAACTCGCCCTCGATAACCTCGATTTTGCCCTACGGATGGGGCGTTTAGAAGGCTATATTTATGCCGAACGGGGACGCACCTACCATCTGATGGGAGATTGGAATTGGGCGATCGCCGACTACCAAAGAGCGATCGACCACTTCCAAAATACTCCCCACCTCTCGGCTGTTGAACAACGTCAACATCAACGGGTTCTCCATTGGCAAGACCAACTACTCAAACCCCTTCAACGATAA
- a CDS encoding DMT family transporter produces MAVLNVWSLTQTSIANSEVLHSLNPIFTTLVAWVFLGQKFDRLFLTGIGISIVGSISIVANDFSITIDKLQGDGLALVSTVLLAECLLIMEKLQTQLSPTAIATCNYLLGTFFSLPIVLVAGDDLFPHSWGVWLIVIAIGIVGIFQQILITYSLKWLSSALVATILLLHPAITAILAWVIFSETLTWLKLLGFTVILLGAYLTTSSKGGVLFLGFGALRCR; encoded by the coding sequence CTCTGACTCAAACTAGCATTGCTAACTCTGAAGTGCTACACAGTCTCAACCCAATATTTACTACCTTGGTTGCATGGGTATTCTTGGGTCAGAAGTTCGATCGCCTATTTCTAACAGGAATAGGGATATCTATTGTCGGTTCGATTTCTATAGTAGCTAATGACTTTTCCATAACCATTGACAAATTACAAGGTGATGGACTGGCTTTAGTTTCTACTGTGCTTTTGGCCGAGTGTCTGCTGATTATGGAAAAACTGCAAACTCAGTTAAGTCCGACTGCGATCGCAACCTGTAACTACTTGCTAGGGACGTTTTTTTCATTACCAATTGTCTTGGTAGCAGGTGATGACCTGTTTCCCCATTCTTGGGGAGTATGGTTGATTGTAATTGCTATAGGTATCGTAGGAATTTTCCAGCAAATTTTGATAACCTATAGCCTCAAATGGTTATCCTCGGCATTGGTAGCGACAATCTTACTGCTTCATCCGGCGATTACTGCTATCCTTGCTTGGGTAATCTTCTCAGAAACTTTAACTTGGCTGAAATTGTTAGGATTTACGGTTATTTTACTTGGCGCGTACTTGACAACCTCTAGCAAAGGAGGAGTGCTTTTTTTAGGTTTTGGTGCGTTACGCTGTCGCTAA